One part of the Lotus japonicus ecotype B-129 chromosome 2, LjGifu_v1.2 genome encodes these proteins:
- the LOC130737053 gene encoding uncharacterized protein LOC130737053 → MAAELAAYPFTVQDAQTPSHTFYIHPNESPSTVLVSPSLSEGNYHNWARAMKMSLLTKNKLGFVDGSIAEPPQDHPVSPFWQRCNMLVLSWLIKSMSVEIAQSILWRDKAIDVWKELSERFSQADLFRISELQEEIFSLKQGDNSVSKFYTSMKILWDELDVLNPLPVCTCNPRCSCGAIKNIEDERNKNQVVRFLRGLNDQYSGVRSQLMLLDTLPNVNRVFALIAQQERQFAAENVSGSRALMASRENSNDNRGSSSDHSRNYHSNSGNSGGCSSSSSGNNRYTTKKCSYCGKMGHTIEDCYKKHGFPPGFKFKNPKYAGKSANLAHTTDEDQESTSQENASGQEATRFGFTADQYHHLLALLPAPETKSSTSQHGASVNSCAQVLPTKNGYQCLEDDWHS, encoded by the exons ATGGCGGCTGAACTCGCCGCTTATCCCTTCACTGTGCAAGATGCACAAACTCCTTCTCATACCTTCTACATACATCCAAACGAAAGCCCCTCCACCGTTCTTGTTTCGCCATCGCTATCGGAGGGGAACTATCACAATTGGGCGAGAGCTATGAAGATGAGTCTTCTCACCAAGAACAAGCTAGGGTTCGTGGATGGGTCGATTGCAGAACCGCCTCAAGATCATCCTGTTTCTCCCTTCTGGCAACGTTGCAACATGCTTGTTCTTAGCTGGCTAATCAAGTCCATGAGCGTTGAGATCGCTCAGTCAATTTTGTGGCGTGATAAAGCTATCGACGTCTGGAAAGAACTTAGTGAAAGATTTTCTCAAGCAGACTTGTTCAGAATCTCAGAGCTTCAGGAGGAAATCTTCAGTTTGAAACAAGGTGATAATTCTGTCTCAAAATTCTATACGAGTATGAAGATTCTTTGGGATGAATTAGATGTTCTTAATCCACTGCCTGTATGTACTTGCAATCCTCGATGTTCTTGTGGAGCAATCAAGAACATTGAGgatgaaagaaacaaaaatcaAGTAGTAAGATTTCTTAGAGGTCTGAATGATCAGTATTCAGGAGTTAGATCACAGTTGATGCTGTTAGATACCCTTCCTAATGTCAATCGAGTATTTGCTCTTATTGCTCAGCAAGAAAGACAATTTGCTGCTGAGAATGTTTCTGGGTCAAGAGCATTAATGGCTTCAAGAGAGAATTCTAATGATAATAGAGGTTCTAGTTCAGATCACAGTAGAAATTATCATTCCAATTCTGGAAATTCTGGAGGTTGTTCTTCTTCTAGTTCAGGGAACAATAGATACACCACCAAGAAGTGCTCATATTGTGGGAAGATGGGACATACCATAGAGGATTGCTACAAGAAACATGGTTTTCCTCCTGGATTCAAGTTCAAGAATCCAAAGTATGCTGGCAAGTCAGCCAATTTAGCTCACACTACTGATGAGGATCAGGAATCTACCAGCCAAGAGAATGCTTCAGGGCAAGAAGCAACTCGTTTTGGTTTCACTGCTGATCAGTACCATCATCTACTTGCATTACTTCCAGCACCAGAGACAAAGAGTTCAACATCTCAGCATGGAGCTAGTGTAAATTCTTGTGCTCAAGTGCTTCCTACAAAGAATG GATATCAGTGCTTGGAGGATGATTGGCACAGTTAG